The following proteins come from a genomic window of Actinomarinicola tropica:
- a CDS encoding SDR family NAD(P)-dependent oxidoreductase gives MDGKVALVTGASRGIGAAIAERFAREGAAVAVSARTVEDGDHPLPGSITHTVNDIVGSGGTAVAVAADLGKQEDRERLVAETERQLGPIDILVNNAAITYFEPVETFDEGHWRLMFEVQVRAPFELAQMVLPGMRERRSGWICNISSGAGRHPQGPPYAGGTGGTVYGMCKAALERFTTGLASEVYADGIAVNVVSPSGLVLTPGVIHHKLHERTPEDRHEPVSYMAEAAHALCTGDPATVTGMVTYAKPCLEQLGIAFPE, from the coding sequence ATGGACGGCAAGGTCGCGCTCGTGACCGGCGCCAGCCGCGGGATCGGGGCGGCGATCGCCGAGCGGTTCGCACGCGAAGGTGCGGCGGTGGCGGTGTCGGCGCGCACGGTGGAGGACGGCGATCACCCGCTGCCGGGCAGCATCACCCACACGGTGAACGACATCGTCGGCTCCGGCGGCACCGCGGTCGCGGTCGCCGCGGACCTCGGCAAGCAGGAGGACCGGGAGCGCCTGGTGGCCGAGACCGAGCGACAGCTCGGCCCGATCGACATCCTGGTCAACAACGCCGCGATCACGTACTTCGAGCCGGTCGAGACCTTCGACGAGGGGCACTGGCGCCTGATGTTCGAGGTCCAGGTCCGCGCGCCGTTCGAGCTGGCCCAGATGGTGCTGCCCGGCATGCGGGAGCGCCGCTCGGGCTGGATCTGCAACATCTCCTCGGGCGCCGGGCGCCACCCACAGGGCCCGCCCTACGCCGGGGGCACCGGCGGCACCGTGTACGGCATGTGCAAGGCGGCGCTCGAGCGGTTCACCACCGGCCTCGCGTCGGAGGTCTACGCCGACGGCATCGCCGTCAACGTCGTCTCGCCCTCGGGCCTCGTCCTCACACCGGGTGTCATCCACCACAAGCTCCACGAGCGCACCCCGGAGGACCGCCACGAGCCGGTCTCCTACATGGCCGAGGCCGCCCACGCCCTGTGCACCGGCGACCCGGCCACGGTCACCGGCATGGTCACCTACGCCAAGCCCTGCCTCGAGCAGCTCGGCATCGCCTTCCCCGAGTAG
- a CDS encoding PLD nuclease N-terminal domain-containing protein yields the protein MFRVLFPSVGAIVVFAIWLFAVFDVISTDEVLVRNLPKVMWLVFVIFVPLVGSIAWLILGRPLYAGWQPGGQTQGAPRPRYVAPEDRPDFGRSSPGPSAEDLRRWEDDLARREQELRRRDEDEPPV from the coding sequence ATGTTCCGAGTGCTGTTCCCGAGCGTGGGGGCGATCGTGGTGTTCGCGATCTGGCTCTTCGCGGTGTTCGACGTGATCTCCACCGACGAGGTCCTCGTCCGCAACCTGCCGAAGGTCATGTGGCTCGTGTTCGTGATCTTCGTGCCGCTCGTCGGCTCGATCGCGTGGCTGATCCTCGGCCGCCCCCTCTATGCGGGGTGGCAGCCCGGCGGCCAGACCCAGGGCGCACCCCGCCCCCGGTACGTCGCCCCCGAGGACCGCCCCGACTTCGGGCGGTCGTCGCCGGGCCCCTCGGCCGAGGATCTGCGCCGGTGGGAGGACGACCTGGCCCGCCGGGAGCAGGAGCTGCGCCGTCGTGACGAGGACGAGCCGCCGGTCTGA